AGGCGCCTTGCGGGTCGTCGATGAATGCGGGGACCAGCGGAGCGAGCGGATGCGCGAATGCGATCAGCAGCGTCACGACGGCGGCGATGCGATGGAAGCCCATGGTCCGATCTATGCCGACGCGTCCGGAAAGCGTCTCGAACCGGCCCGAACTCCAGAATTGGAGAAAGAACATGGCGCCCGAGATCATGGCGAGTCCGGCGCCGAGTTCGGACCAGCGGCTCTCCGGCTCGATGCCGGACGCCCAGGCGGCGAAAAGCGGCGCCTCGGCGGCAATAAGATAGACGATCGCGAGCGCCTTGCCGGAAATCCCAGAGCGCCGGGCGGCGGCGCGGTCGGAAGGGGCCATCTTGTTCCTCAACGGGTCGCGGCGGCTTGAGCCGATTTGGGCCAAGCGATGTTTGAAAGATCCGGGAGTCCCCTCTGGATCCCGCTTTTTGTTTCACATGCGAGTCTTGCCGCATGCGCAGGGGAATTCCCATTACCAGTTCGGCCGACGATCGAATGCGGCAGGCCGAAGGCGGCCTAAAGCCCGACGGAGAGAAAGACGGACCAAAACCCGGCCGAAAGGAAGGTTGCCCAGGCCGTTTGGCTCTCTTGGGCGCGATAGCACGGAATAGGGGGCATGATACGGCTCGCTCGAGGGCTTGGAGCATGCAGAATGGCGTGCGACCGACGAAGCCGCAACACAGGCTACATGATGGGGCGTCCCGCTCGGGTTTCCAGTTGCGTTATCGGTCGGACTGTCGTCGGGAGGAGAGGGAAGTCGCAAGAAACCCCATCGCCAAACGCTCTGTCCAGTCTTCTCAGTTTCCTTTGCAGGACAGAGCGTCCTTTTCATCGTCAATCGCGGCCGCGCCAATCCAAGTCAGGCAACCACCGCCAGCGCCGCCGTCTTCTCGAATCTCGGGAGGTCCTTCAAAATGACACGGATATTGCTGTCGCTTGCGGCTTTCATGAAATCCTCGAGGGTTTCCATGATGTCGCGATCGATAAAAGTCGCCCGGGTTCCGTCGATCACGACGAAACTGTCTCCCTCTATCTCCTCGAGAATAGTGCGTAGAGGCGCCTTGTTGAGAAACGAGACATCCTTCTGCAGCCGCAACAGGTAATGATTGCCGTCGCGGGTAAGCGTGAAAGCTGAATGGTAATTCGTGCGAAGCACGAAGAATAGACCGACGGCCATGCCGATCGCCATCCCCTTGAGAAGGTCAGTCAGAAGGATGGCCGCGATTGTGACTGCGAAAGGCGCAAATTGCTCAAAGCCTTTTTCGAACTGTTCAGCCACGAGCCTTGGCTTGGCCAGCTTGTAACCGGTGAGCAGAAGCACTGCCGCAAGGCATGCGAGTGGGATCATGTTCAGCACACTGGCGAGGAACATGACGCTCAAAAGCAAAAGCACGCCATGCACAATGCAAGCGACCTTGGTGTGCGCCCCGGCGTTAATGTTGGCGGAGCTGCGCACGATTACCGCCGTGATGGGCAGGCCACCCATGATCCCGCTCAGGAGATTGCCGACGCCTTGCGCCTTGAGCTCCTGATTGGTGGGGGCTGTGCGCTTGAGTGGATCGAGCTTGTCGACTGCCTCGAGACTGAGCAACGTCTCTAGACTACCGACAAGCGCAAGGGTCGCAGCCGTCACGCAGATATGGTAGTCCGTCAGCAATCTAAAATCCGGCAAGTGGATTTGTCCCGCGAACTCAAGGGGGCCGGAGATTGGCGGCAGCGTTACAAGGTGCTGTGGGGAAATCGCGAAGAAAGGCGCCACGGCCTGCGCGGCCAAGTTAAAGAGAATGCCAAAGAGCACCGCGACGAGCGGGCCAGGCACAAGGGCGAGGATGCGGTTCCCCCGAATCCTGTCCGTGTCCCATAGCAGCAAGATTGCGAGCGAGACCAAAGCGACGATTGTGGATCCGGGCGAGATGGAATTCAGCGACGACCAGACGAAGGAAAACGTCGCGTTGGCCCCGTCTTCGAGGAAGGACAGATCGCGGTCGGCGTCCGCGTCATAGCCGATCGCATGCGGTAACTGCTTTACGATCAGGATCAGGCCGATCGCGGCCAGCATGCCCTTGATGACGGCGGATGGAAAATAGGCGCCGATCACGCCCGCCCGGGCATAGCCCATGCCGATCTGGAAGAGGCCGGAGAGCGCGACTGCCAGGACTGCGCCGCCGAGGCCAAATTTCTCCACCGCCGCCGCGACGATGACAGTAAGGCCGGCCGCCGGGCCGGAAACGCTGAGCTGAGAGCCGCTAACGACGGAAACGACGAGACCGCCAACAATGCCGGCGATCACCCCGGAAAAAGGCGGAGCGCCGGAGGCGACCGCGATTCCAAGACAGAGCGGCAGCGCCACGAGAAACACGACGACCCCCGCGGGGATATCGTGGTCCAGATAACGCGTGTAATAATCGAGATGCTTGCGCATGACGTTGGGTGTCTCCTGTTGAAGCGTTTAGTGCGCCGGCTCCGCGGGCTCATCGTCCCATCGATAGATGGGGTCCATCGCGCTCTCGGGCCCCAGCGTGATGAGCTGCTTCAAAAGGCCGTCGTCGAGCGCATAAACCCATCCATGAATCATTGGGCGTTGCTCACTTCGCCAGACATTCTGAACGATCGATGAGAAGGCGAGGTTGTTGACTTGCTCGATGACGTTAAGCTCGACGAGGCGGTTGGTCTTGGCGTCGACGCAATTGATGGCGTCGAGTTCGTCGCGATGCAGGCGATAGACGTCTTTCACGTGCAGCAGCCATTTGTTCAGCAGCGTGAAATCCGATCGCTGACGTGACAAGGCCGCTTTCACGCCGCCACAGTTGTAATGGCCGCAGACGATAATGTGCTTCACCTTCAGAACTTGAACGGCGTATTGCACGACGCTGAGACAGTTGAGGTCCGTCGCGATGACTTGATTGGCGATATTGCGATGCGCGAAAATCAGGCCGGGTTCAGCATTGACGATGATATCCGCCGGGACGCGGCTGTCCGCGCAACCGATCCAAAGGAATTCGGGCTGCTGGCCGTGCGCGAGCTGTTCGAAAAATTCGGGCTTGCGGCGTCTTGTCTCTTCGGCCCAAGCCTTGTTTTCAAGGAGAAGCTTCTCATGCGATCTCATCTGATGTCCGCCCGCTACGCAGCCAAACCGAAATTTGGCTTGCTCGACCTGTGAATCTTCGCCCTTATTTGAAAGTCAAATAGCGGCGGAGGGTGCGACTGTCAGAATTGTATCGAAGATTTCGGTATGATCATCGATCCACGAGAAACTTAATTTGTGATGCCAGTAGATATTTTTTAACTATTCTTTGTTGTTGACGGCTTTTCACTACCTGCTCATGACACGCTTATTAATAGCGGAGCTTGGTAAAGACCGAGGGGATACAGCCGGACGCTACTACAATCCAGCGATAGATATGCAGTAATTATCTGCGTCACTGAGTGTGGGGAGGGGCAATTGAGGGTTAGACCCTTCCTCGTGAACGCCGGCATCCGAAGGCTGCACGACGAGGTGGAATTTTAAACTTCAATAGTGTCAGGTTTGTTGTCTGAACCCTCGCTAAAGGTGAGCTCGATGCGGAAACTCTTTGGTGAAGTTCATCTTGACGATTTCCGGCGCTGCAACGCGGGCCATTGAGCGAGGCCCGCGCGCGATAACAGGCGGGCGAGCGCTATTTCAGGGCGGTGAGATCGGCCCCGAAATTGATGTGATATGCCTGATCGTCGATGACGAAGGCGGGAACGGATTTCACACCCGCCGCTTCGGCCTCCGCGATCCGGTTCTTCGTCTGTCCGAGATGAACGATTTCGACCTGATATTGGTTTGGATCGAGCTTGTCGGCAAACTGCCGCTCCGCATCGATGCAGACCGGGCATCCAGCGTGGTAGAAGATCGCTTTGCGTGTCATGGGATTTCACTCCTTTTTGCCTGCGTGGCCTCTCGAGGAAATGGAACTCACTTCGTTGGGCTGAAGATTCGATCGGGACGCAATATCCATTGCGTCATACCCTGTGTTGAGTTCAGGAAACTCTGTCGTGTAGCTTCTCCAGAGAGCTTCCTCGTGGGATAAGGACAACGCTTCGTGGTCCCCGCAGTCGAGGCGCAGACTCTGAGGTCCGAAAGCCGCCCCGACATAGTCACAATGGTGGGGCGCCGTCAGTCCTTTATGCACGTTGGGGCGGAAATATCGGCAGGTGACGCACATGCGTTGGGGCGAAAGGGCTCCAGCGATTTGAAGTGCGCGGATCGTTTTGATGACCAGTTGGAGTAGCTCGGTTTGTTCCTGGTCTGACAATGTTTCAAGGGCGCGCTCGGTCGCGGTTATGACGAGACCGATCCCCCGCACGATATCGCGTCCGGCTTGGGTGATGCGCATGGTCACGGCACGGGCATCTTCCGGGTCAGATTTCTTTGACAGCAAGCCTTTGCGAACCAGAGCCGCGATCGAGTCCGTCGCCGTAGGCTGAGACACGCCAAGCTGCGCGGCGATCGTGCCGACGCGCACACCTTTTTGCGCTCGGCCGGCTATAAAAGTCAGAACATGCGTCTGCGTCGGATTAAGCCCAGCCGTCCCTGCGATTGCCCACTGATCCGCGCGCATGACAGCGCAGATGCGATCCAGACCGTCGCGAATCCGGCGGGTTAAGAGGGGATCTGACGAAACACCGGTCATACCTATGCTTAGGACTCCTATGCAATTTGGTCAAGAGGAATTTGAAGCGGGGACTGCAGCGGAACGCGAGCGCCGAGGATTTGCGCGTTTTTCTGCCGGCCATCGTCGCTGGCTCGCGCGCTATCGGGGCGCGGTGGATCGTTTGCTTAGGCGTTTCCGCGATTCAACGACAGTCGAGAGGCCTGGCTTTTCGCGGCCGGAGGCCGCAAGTCTTAGGCCTTCTCTGACGCGCGCAAGCGTCTCATCGGCTCGGCCGGCGGCGTAGACGGCGTGAGTGGAGTAGGAGAACTCGGGAGCTCCTCGCACCCGATGCAACCGCCCATCATCGACGAAGGGTTGCGCCGTGCCAATGCGGAAGTAGCCAGAACCGCCGACTGACAGAAGGAAGGTCAAAGCAAGCGGCCCAAGGGAGATCGACGTAGCGGGACTACTAAGCTCAGGGATGGCCGCTTGATGATTCGCTTGGAACGCGTTGCCCCAATCTACGAAAATGTAACTGGTTGGATCGACGCTTCCGTCAGGCGAACTCGTCACTTGGACAAGTTTTTCTTCCATAAGCAACTCGCAAACGAGGCCAGACCGCTGAGGCGGGCTATAGACGACGGCCAAGTCTAGAGTTCCCTCTTCGACTCGTTCGACGAGGCGCGTCGCAGCATCGACTTCCGCTCTGACCGCGATGTCAGGACACTCCAGGCGCATCCAAATTAGCCAATCGGCGAGTAAGGGATGCCAAACGCTCAGTTCGCCTCCAAGGGTGATTTTGTCGGCTTTGTCGGCGGGCAGCGAGACGTGTTGCCGGGCCCTCTCCCATATCTGCACAAGCGTCTCGGCATAGCGCTTGAAGCGTTCACCAGCTGGCGTCAGCCGGGCGCCCGCCTTGTTTCGAATGAAAAGCACCCGGTCGAGTTCCATTTCCAGCGTTCGAATTCGGGCGCTGACGGCGGTTTGGGTCAGGTGCAGGCGCTCTGCGGCCGCAATAAAGCTTCCGCTTTCAGCCACCGCCAGAAAGGTCCGAGCAAGATTGATGTCCATGGGTTAGTATCAAAAAGTTTGATATTAAAATCAATAAAACACATTTGTGTGTTTGCAGATCAAGTGCGCACCTGTTTCCGACCGGCGCCCCTTGCGCAGGCAGAAATTGTTCGTGCGAGCGCCATGAGATTGATGTCCCATCAGTCGCCGTTTCCCGAGCGCGCCAGTCTTGGGACGCACGATGTTTGTTGACAAGAGGCCGTTACGCGGCTGGCGCCTCTGGCTGTTCACTGCCACGCTAGCGCTTGGCACGGTCGTCGTCCTCTCCAAGGTCCCCGGCTACACGATAACGGTACCCTATGTGGCGGGCAGTCTCGGCGGCGTCACGCCGAGCTTCGGCACGTGGGGGACGACCGACCATATGGTTGGCCTTGCGCTTGGCCTGCCGTTTGCGCGCTGGTTCTCGGGCCGCTTTGGCGACTACCGCGTCTATATCGTCGCATTCCTCCTTTACGCCTGCGCCGCATGGGTTTGTGCAGCGAGCGAGACCCTTTGGACGTTTCTGCCCGGCCGCATTGCGCTAGGCTTCGCGGGCGGTGTGACCCTCCCGCTCGCCCAATCGCTGGCGCTCAGGGAATTTCCCGAGCGCCGACGCACCTGGGCCGTCGGATTGTGGGGCGTGTTGAGCATGACGCCCTTAACGATCGGCGTGTTTTTCGGTGGATGGTACGCCGAATTCTTGAGCTGGCGCTGGGTGTTTTATACCGACGTCGTCGTCGGCGCGCTCGTGGCCGCCCTCGTGGGCGCGCTGCTCTATGGTCGTGGTTTCAATGTGAGGATCGTGCGCTTCGACTTCGTAGGCGTTGCCCTGCTTACCGTCATCGTCTACTCCGCCCAGACAATCTTCAACATGGGTAACGACTTTGACTGGTTCGCCTCCCCGATCCTTGTGACAGCGCTAATCGTTGTTGAAATCGCGGTCCCGGCATTTGTGATTTGGGAGCTCGGCGAGCGTAATCCCGTACTTGACTTGCGCTTGTTCGGGCATCGCAACTATGCGATCGCGACCTTCTGCTCCGTGTTCGGATTTCTGATCATCCAAGGGCTATTGTCGGTATTCGTCTTTCAGCTGCAGCTGCTGATGGGCTATACCTCATCCCTTGCGGGAATGGTTTACCTATTGATGTTCGTCGTCGCGGGACCGGCGGTCGCCATTCTCCATGAACTCAACAAAACCGTCGACGTGCGCCTAATCAGCTTCTTCGATTTTGTCGGCCTCGCTGGGACACTTACTTGGTTGGGGTTGTTCGACCGGCTTGCCTGGTTCGACCAGCTCATCTGGCCGATGCTGTTCTTCGGCTTTTTCATTGCTCTCTTCTTTGCCCCACTTGCGAGCCTGGCCATGCACGGGCTCTCCGGAGCGAAGCTTATTCGCGCCGCCGAGGAACTGGCGTTGCTGCGCACCGTGGCGGGCTCTTACGGCATCTCGTTGCTTGCTGTCGTGCAGTTCCGCCGGTTGCCGTTCTACCAGCTTGATCTTGCCGATCACCTCGGTGGGCGGCGGTTCGCATCACTTGATCCTTTCGCGCAGACGACCGCAAAAATTGAAGCTGCAGGCCTCAACTCCTCGACGGCGATGCGCCGGCTTGCAAACCTCATACGTGAGCAATCGGCCCTGCTCGCGTTGAACGACGTGTTTCTGGTTGGCGCTGTCGTCTTCGTGTTGCTGGCCGTCCTCCTCTGGTTCGCACATCCAACCATGATCGCCTTCTGGCGGCGTGGGGAGGCGGCGCATCTGTGCGCGGAGGAGCTCATGGAGTCGCCATGACGTGGAGCTAGGGCGCCATCGCGTGGGCCATTTTTGCAGCGCCGCCCGCGGGCTGCGGCGCTGGAAGAGGCCAGAGTGTCAAGCGCGGCGCGATCCGGCTTAAAAAAATTGATGTTCGGGGGTAAGAACCTCCTATGCGAATGCATCCAACAGGCGACGTCACGAGAAAGATGATCATGCATGCGGGATAGGTGACCACGTTGAAGAGGATGTCGCGCGATTTTAGAGGCACACGTTGACCCAAAGGCGTCAAGTCGAGCGGGACGTAGCAGGAAACTAGGCAGCGGAACTGACGATGGCTTCAGTCGCTCGATCCCAAGCAAGGTCAAAGGAGACGCATCGATGAAATATCTTCTTCTTGCGCTACTGATCCTATTCACTACGTCGCAACTTGCCGCCGCCTCCCCTCGCCATGAATTTGCAGCGAATTCTCGCGTTCATTCATCGGCCGTCTTGCCCCCCACGCAGGTTCTTCGAGCGGCCGCTGATCATTCGGAGCGCATCCGGCGGCAGCGAGACGGACAAGGCTTGATTCCGGTTGCAAACGAGGACCTGCGAGGACTTCTATTCGTTGTAGCCGGACTGGCCGGTCCCGCCGCGTTCTTGTTCGCTGTGCCGTAGGGCGGATGCTCCGGCCAAACATGGGTCGGAACTCCATCTCCAATGTCGTTGTGGTCAAGGATCTCGCCATCGACCCCCAAATTCCCTCACGATGGCGCGATAGCGGGGGCGCGGCGTTTCTCGCGTCCCCGCGCTTCGCCCGACAGCGGAAACTCGAACGACGTTACTAAATGCGTATGGGCATCAAAACCGATCGGTCCTAAAATGCTGTATCAGCGATATTTCGAGGCGGCCGTCTCCCGTCTGAAAGACGAACGCCGCTATCGTGTCTTCGTCCATCTCGAACGCGACGTCGAGAGCTTTCCGCTCGCCCGCTGGCATCGCGACGACGGCTCCGTTCAGGACGTGACCGTCTGGTGCTCGAACGATTATCTCGGCATGGGCCAGCACCCCGAGGCGATCTCCGCCATGGTCGAGACCGCGAGCAGGGTCGGCGCCGGCGCCGGCGGCACGCGCAATATTTCCGGCACGAGCCACGCAATCGTCGAACTCGAGCGCGAACTCGCCGATCTCCATGGCAAGGAGGCGGCGCTCGTCTTCACCTCCGGCTGGATCTCCAATCTCGCGGCGATCTCGACGATCGCCGATCTGCTGCCGAACTGCCTGATCCTGTCCGACGCCTCCAATCACAATTCCATGATCGAGGGCGTGAAGCGGTCGCGGGCTGAGCGCAAGGTCTTCCGCCACAACGATCTCGCCCATCTCGAAGAACTGCTGATCGAAGCTGGGGACCGCCCGAAGCTGATCGTCTTCGAGAGCCTTTACTCGATGAACGGCAAGATCGCGCCCGTCAAAGAGATCGCCGACCTCGCCGAGCGTTACGGCGCCATGACCTATGTCGACGAGGTCCATGCGGTCGGCATGTACGGCCCGCGCGGCGCCGGCATTTGCGAGCGCGACGGCGTGATGGACCGCATCGACGTGATCGAGGGCACGCTCGCCAAGGGTTTTGGCGCCACGGGCGGCTATGTCGCGGGCGACGCCCTGGTCATCGACGCGATCCGCTCCTATGCCGGCGCCTTCATCTTCTCGACGGCCCTGCCGCCGCCGGTGGCCGCCGCAGCCTGCGCTTCCGTGCGGCTCCTGAAGCGCCGCTCCGATCTGCGCGCCGCCCATCAGCGCGCCACGCATATCACCAAACACGCGCTCGCCGCCGGCGGCCTGCCGGTCCTGGAAAACGGCTCGCACATCGTGCC
The sequence above is drawn from the Methylocystis echinoides genome and encodes:
- a CDS encoding SulP family inorganic anion transporter, whose translation is MRKHLDYYTRYLDHDIPAGVVVFLVALPLCLGIAVASGAPPFSGVIAGIVGGLVVSVVSGSQLSVSGPAAGLTVIVAAAVEKFGLGGAVLAVALSGLFQIGMGYARAGVIGAYFPSAVIKGMLAAIGLILIVKQLPHAIGYDADADRDLSFLEDGANATFSFVWSSLNSISPGSTIVALVSLAILLLWDTDRIRGNRILALVPGPLVAVLFGILFNLAAQAVAPFFAISPQHLVTLPPISGPLEFAGQIHLPDFRLLTDYHICVTAATLALVGSLETLLSLEAVDKLDPLKRTAPTNQELKAQGVGNLLSGIMGGLPITAVIVRSSANINAGAHTKVACIVHGVLLLLSVMFLASVLNMIPLACLAAVLLLTGYKLAKPRLVAEQFEKGFEQFAPFAVTIAAILLTDLLKGMAIGMAVGLFFVLRTNYHSAFTLTRDGNHYLLRLQKDVSFLNKAPLRTILEEIEGDSFVVIDGTRATFIDRDIMETLEDFMKAASDSNIRVILKDLPRFEKTAALAVVA
- a CDS encoding carbonic anhydrase codes for the protein MRSHEKLLLENKAWAEETRRRKPEFFEQLAHGQQPEFLWIGCADSRVPADIIVNAEPGLIFAHRNIANQVIATDLNCLSVVQYAVQVLKVKHIIVCGHYNCGGVKAALSRQRSDFTLLNKWLLHVKDVYRLHRDELDAINCVDAKTNRLVELNVIEQVNNLAFSSIVQNVWRSEQRPMIHGWVYALDDGLLKQLITLGPESAMDPIYRWDDEPAEPAH
- a CDS encoding thioredoxin, giving the protein MTRKAIFYHAGCPVCIDAERQFADKLDPNQYQVEIVHLGQTKNRIAEAEAAGVKSVPAFVIDDQAYHINFGADLTALK
- a CDS encoding MarR family winged helix-turn-helix transcriptional regulator; this encodes MTGVSSDPLLTRRIRDGLDRICAVMRADQWAIAGTAGLNPTQTHVLTFIAGRAQKGVRVGTIAAQLGVSQPTATDSIAALVRKGLLSKKSDPEDARAVTMRITQAGRDIVRGIGLVITATERALETLSDQEQTELLQLVIKTIRALQIAGALSPQRMCVTCRYFRPNVHKGLTAPHHCDYVGAAFGPQSLRLDCGDHEALSLSHEEALWRSYTTEFPELNTGYDAMDIASRSNLQPNEVSSISSRGHAGKKE
- a CDS encoding LysR family transcriptional regulator produces the protein MDINLARTFLAVAESGSFIAAAERLHLTQTAVSARIRTLEMELDRVLFIRNKAGARLTPAGERFKRYAETLVQIWERARQHVSLPADKADKITLGGELSVWHPLLADWLIWMRLECPDIAVRAEVDAATRLVERVEEGTLDLAVVYSPPQRSGLVCELLMEEKLVQVTSSPDGSVDPTSYIFVDWGNAFQANHQAAIPELSSPATSISLGPLALTFLLSVGGSGYFRIGTAQPFVDDGRLHRVRGAPEFSYSTHAVYAAGRADETLARVREGLRLAASGREKPGLSTVVESRKRLSKRSTAPR
- a CDS encoding DHA2 family efflux MFS transporter permease subunit, whose product is MFVDKRPLRGWRLWLFTATLALGTVVVLSKVPGYTITVPYVAGSLGGVTPSFGTWGTTDHMVGLALGLPFARWFSGRFGDYRVYIVAFLLYACAAWVCAASETLWTFLPGRIALGFAGGVTLPLAQSLALREFPERRRTWAVGLWGVLSMTPLTIGVFFGGWYAEFLSWRWVFYTDVVVGALVAALVGALLYGRGFNVRIVRFDFVGVALLTVIVYSAQTIFNMGNDFDWFASPILVTALIVVEIAVPAFVIWELGERNPVLDLRLFGHRNYAIATFCSVFGFLIIQGLLSVFVFQLQLLMGYTSSLAGMVYLLMFVVAGPAVAILHELNKTVDVRLISFFDFVGLAGTLTWLGLFDRLAWFDQLIWPMLFFGFFIALFFAPLASLAMHGLSGAKLIRAAEELALLRTVAGSYGISLLAVVQFRRLPFYQLDLADHLGGRRFASLDPFAQTTAKIEAAGLNSSTAMRRLANLIREQSALLALNDVFLVGAVVFVLLAVLLWFAHPTMIAFWRRGEAAHLCAEELMESP
- the hemA gene encoding 5-aminolevulinate synthase produces the protein MLYQRYFEAAVSRLKDERRYRVFVHLERDVESFPLARWHRDDGSVQDVTVWCSNDYLGMGQHPEAISAMVETASRVGAGAGGTRNISGTSHAIVELERELADLHGKEAALVFTSGWISNLAAISTIADLLPNCLILSDASNHNSMIEGVKRSRAERKVFRHNDLAHLEELLIEAGDRPKLIVFESLYSMNGKIAPVKEIADLAERYGAMTYVDEVHAVGMYGPRGAGICERDGVMDRIDVIEGTLAKGFGATGGYVAGDALVIDAIRSYAGAFIFSTALPPPVAAAACASVRLLKRRSDLRAAHQRATHITKHALAAGGLPVLENGSHIVPVMVRDAELCKAASDLLLTRHHIYIQPINYPSVAKGSERLRVTPTPRHTQEHIAHLVEAMVGVWHTLGIPFVEPPSHLHVDEKSKEHCAYPEIKLAAQ